The Ananas comosus cultivar F153 linkage group 2, ASM154086v1, whole genome shotgun sequence genome contains a region encoding:
- the LOC109726265 gene encoding uncharacterized protein LOC109726265 isoform X2 has protein sequence MEIDAWRIFLRWRSRNAKRPLLEEPLKEKKKLRSYNARDEVKEERKDDESEVQEEKKQEEEQRVYEYTSGEDDDYVWPDGKRRRTREEWARYYKQIKESEGFDVDPSPDTFEFGLTALTNFEDEGLIRCTKSAIEQFNKENATSYEFVKIEKTTCIVAAGYWYNITFQATDGGSSPKTFQAKVFYGIRHDIRVSFCRLKPVAG, from the exons TCGGAATGCTAAGAGACCATTACTTGAGGAACCActgaaagagaagaagaaattgAGATCGTACAATGCACGTGACGAGGTgaaggaagagagaaaggatGACGAGAGTGAGGTGCAGGAAGAGAAAAAGCAAGAGGAAGAACAGAGGGTTTATGAGTATACGTCTGGTGAAGATGATGATTATGTCTGGCCAGATGGTAAACGTAGAAGGACTCGTGAAGAATGGGCGAGGTACTATAAACAAATCAAGGAAAGCGAG GGATTTGATGTTGATCCATCTCCAGACACTTTTGAGTTTGGTCTTACTGCTTTAACGAATTTCGAGGATGAAGGTCTTATCAGATGTACCAAATCAGCAATCGAACAGTTTAATAAGGAAAAT GCGACAAGTTATGAATTTGTGAAGATAGAAAAGACGACGTGTATTGTTGCAGCTGGATACTGGTACAACATCACTTTCCAAGCAACTGATGGTGGAAGCAGTCCAAAAACATTCCAAGCGAAGGTTTTTTATGGAATACGCCACGACATTCGAGTTTCCTTTTGCAGGCTTAAGCCAGTTGCTG GTTGA
- the LOC109726265 gene encoding uncharacterized protein LOC109726265 isoform X1, whose amino-acid sequence MEIDAWRIFLRWRSRNAKRPLLEEPLKEKKKLRSYNARDEVKEERKDDESEVQEEKKQEEEQRVYEYTSGEDDDYVWPDGKRRRTREEWARYYKQIKESEGFDVDPSPDTFEFGLTALTNFEDEGLIRCTKSAIEQFNKENATSYEFVKIEKTTCIVAAGYWYNITFQATDGGSSPKTFQAKVFYGIRHDIRVSFCRLKPVAGNTN is encoded by the exons TCGGAATGCTAAGAGACCATTACTTGAGGAACCActgaaagagaagaagaaattgAGATCGTACAATGCACGTGACGAGGTgaaggaagagagaaaggatGACGAGAGTGAGGTGCAGGAAGAGAAAAAGCAAGAGGAAGAACAGAGGGTTTATGAGTATACGTCTGGTGAAGATGATGATTATGTCTGGCCAGATGGTAAACGTAGAAGGACTCGTGAAGAATGGGCGAGGTACTATAAACAAATCAAGGAAAGCGAG GGATTTGATGTTGATCCATCTCCAGACACTTTTGAGTTTGGTCTTACTGCTTTAACGAATTTCGAGGATGAAGGTCTTATCAGATGTACCAAATCAGCAATCGAACAGTTTAATAAGGAAAAT GCGACAAGTTATGAATTTGTGAAGATAGAAAAGACGACGTGTATTGTTGCAGCTGGATACTGGTACAACATCACTTTCCAAGCAACTGATGGTGGAAGCAGTCCAAAAACATTCCAAGCGAAGGTTTTTTATGGAATACGCCACGACATTCGAGTTTCCTTTTGCAGGCTTAAGCCAGTTGCTG GGAACACTAACTAG